The Halalkalibacter krulwichiae genome has a segment encoding these proteins:
- the sdaAA gene encoding L-serine ammonia-lyase, iron-sulfur-dependent, subunit alpha — translation MFRNVAELIELAESESKTIANVMIEQEVEVTGRPRELIIKQMKNNLKVMKEAVERGISERVQSVSGLTGGDAILLQEYMKKGQFLSSETVLDAVSKAVATNEVNAAMGTICATPTAGSAGVVPGVLFGMVNKLQPTEEQMVDYLFTAGAFGFVVANNASISGAAGGCQAEVGSATGMAAAALVQLAGGTPSQSAEAMAIALKNMLGLVCDPVAGLVEVPCVKRNAIGASIAIVAADMALAGITSRIPCDEVIDAMYKIGQTMPEALRETAQGGLAATPTGRELEAKIFGMSLNKNE, via the coding sequence ATGTTTAGGAACGTAGCGGAACTAATTGAACTTGCTGAATCTGAAAGTAAAACAATTGCAAATGTAATGATTGAACAAGAAGTTGAGGTTACTGGGCGCCCGCGTGAACTTATTATAAAACAGATGAAAAATAATTTGAAAGTCATGAAAGAAGCGGTCGAGCGTGGGATTTCAGAGCGAGTACAATCTGTTTCTGGTTTAACCGGTGGTGATGCCATTCTTTTACAAGAATATATGAAAAAAGGTCAATTTCTATCTAGTGAAACAGTATTGGATGCTGTTAGTAAAGCGGTTGCTACAAATGAAGTTAATGCAGCTATGGGAACGATATGTGCGACCCCAACTGCTGGTTCTGCAGGTGTCGTACCTGGAGTATTATTTGGAATGGTTAATAAGCTTCAGCCAACTGAAGAACAAATGGTAGATTATTTGTTTACTGCAGGTGCATTCGGATTTGTTGTGGCAAATAATGCTTCTATTTCAGGCGCTGCGGGTGGTTGCCAAGCTGAGGTAGGATCAGCAACCGGAATGGCTGCTGCTGCATTAGTACAATTAGCTGGAGGGACACCAAGCCAATCTGCTGAAGCGATGGCAATTGCATTAAAGAATATGCTTGGACTTGTCTGTGATCCAGTAGCGGGGCTTGTTGAAGTACCTTGTGTTAAACGTAATGCTATTGGTGCTTCGATTGCCATTGTAGCTGCTGATATGGCATTAGCTGGGATCACAAGTCGTATCCCTTGTGATGAAGTTATTGATGCCATGTATAAAATAGGTCAAACGATGCCAGAAGCATTGCGAGAAACTGCTCAAGGAGGCTTAGCTGCGACACCGACTGGACGTGAGCTAGAAGCAAAAATTTTTGGGATGTCGTTAAATAAAAATGAATGA
- the sdaAB gene encoding L-serine ammonia-lyase, iron-sulfur-dependent subunit beta, protein MKYRTVFDIIGPVMIGPSSSHTAGAARIGRVARTLFGQQPDYADIYFYGSFAKTYKGHGTDVAIVGGILDFDTSDKRITNSLEIAKQNGLGIDFHEEEAITDHPNTAKVVLRKGEDRIELVGISVGGGKIEITELNGFQLRLSGNHPAILVVHNDRYGVIAGVSNVLAKHEVNIGHMEVSRKEKGQEALMVIEVDQNVDQPLIKELEALANITKVTKIHD, encoded by the coding sequence ATGAAATACCGTACCGTTTTCGATATCATTGGACCAGTAATGATTGGTCCATCTAGTTCACACACTGCTGGTGCAGCAAGAATAGGACGTGTTGCGCGAACATTATTTGGTCAGCAACCAGATTATGCCGATATATATTTTTATGGATCGTTTGCTAAAACTTATAAAGGGCATGGGACGGATGTAGCGATTGTAGGAGGAATCTTAGATTTTGATACATCTGATAAGCGTATAACCAATTCTCTTGAAATTGCTAAACAAAACGGATTGGGGATTGATTTCCATGAGGAAGAGGCAATAACCGATCATCCTAATACAGCCAAAGTAGTTCTCCGAAAAGGAGAAGATCGTATTGAATTAGTTGGAATATCGGTTGGCGGCGGGAAAATTGAAATAACTGAATTAAATGGTTTCCAACTTCGCCTTTCTGGAAATCATCCAGCTATATTAGTCGTTCATAATGATCGGTACGGGGTAATTGCTGGTGTCTCGAATGTCTTAGCGAAACATGAGGTTAATATTGGTCATATGGAAGTGTCTAGGAAGGAAAAAGGGCAAGAGGCTTTGATGGTGATTGAAGTCGATCAAAATGTCGATCAACCCCTAATAAAGGAGCTTGAAGCATTAGCGAATATTACTAAGGTCACAAAAATTCACGACTAG
- a CDS encoding DegV family protein — MSKIKIVTDSTADIPTSLIDQLGITVVPLNVIFSDDEVYEDGKTLLSDQFYKKVEEKKIIPSTSQPTPYQFEQVYRSLIDDESTEIISIHLSSKLSGTYQAALIAKQSMDNEEAVHVIDSKRASYAIGIIVVEIAKLAKEGKSLTECLTRLNELLEETTVLFMVDTLDYLQKNGRIGKASAVFGSMLKIKPILSLTKEGEVFPYEKQRGQKKALNRIIELLKEQYGSEAVHVGISHAINETLAVEMIQRIKDEFNVKSDVVTSIGAVIGAHVGPGTVSIAMTKA; from the coding sequence ATGTCGAAAATTAAAATTGTGACAGATAGCACAGCGGACATTCCAACTTCTTTAATAGACCAATTGGGAATAACAGTCGTTCCTCTAAATGTTATCTTTTCTGATGACGAGGTTTATGAAGATGGGAAAACTTTGTTGTCTGATCAATTTTATAAAAAGGTTGAAGAAAAGAAAATAATTCCTTCAACGTCTCAACCAACGCCTTATCAGTTTGAGCAAGTGTATCGTTCGCTTATTGATGATGAATCTACTGAGATTATTTCTATTCATTTATCTTCGAAATTGAGTGGTACCTATCAAGCTGCATTGATTGCAAAACAATCAATGGATAACGAAGAGGCCGTTCATGTAATCGATTCTAAAAGAGCTTCTTACGCAATTGGCATTATCGTTGTTGAAATTGCTAAGTTAGCTAAGGAAGGTAAGTCTCTTACAGAATGTTTAACGAGGTTGAATGAATTGCTTGAGGAAACAACCGTATTATTTATGGTAGATACTCTAGACTATCTACAAAAAAATGGACGGATAGGTAAAGCCTCCGCTGTGTTTGGGTCGATGCTTAAAATTAAGCCGATTTTGTCTTTAACAAAAGAAGGTGAAGTTTTTCCGTATGAAAAACAAAGAGGGCAAAAAAAGGCCTTAAATCGAATTATTGAGCTTCTTAAAGAACAATATGGTTCAGAGGCGGTACATGTAGGGATTTCTCATGCTATAAATGAAACTCTTGCTGTGGAAATGATTCAGAGAATCAAGGATGAATTTAACGTAAAAAGTGATGTTGTTACATCTATTGGTGCAGTCATTGGTGCGCATGTAGGGCCGGGTACGGTTAGTATAGCCATGACCAAAGCTTAA
- a CDS encoding DAK2 domain-containing protein, with protein MFIEGAENLSRHVKTVDALNVFPVPDGDTGTNMNLSITSGVKEVKVNIQDHAGKVAGAFAKGLLMGARGNSGVILSQLFRGFSKHVENKDSISAEDLALAFDQGVETAYKAVMKPVEGTILTVAKDSAKHALKIAKKHDDVVYIMEETVKEARASLKRTPDLLPVLKEVGVVDSGGQGLLYIYEGFLAVLKGEKLPEVNENEEVTMDQLVKVEHHNAQSHMATEDIEFGFCTEVMVRIESEKVKKNPYDEMNFREELSQLGDSLLVVSDEDLIKVHIHAEQPGEVLTKAQRYGELINIKIENMREQHTHLLDETKEAYGNTGTEAKVTKEKSEFGIVTVAMGDGVAELFKGLGAGVVIEGGQTMNPSTEDIVNAIEEVNAEKVIILPNNGNIIMAAEQAAQVVGEKAVVVPSKTVPQGLAALLSFNPTQGLDVNAGMMSDALTTVKSGQVTYAVRDTNIDGIDIKKDDFMGISEKKIVSSGSNIMAVTESLLTNMLEDESEIVTLIQGEDAKDEQTDKLVAFLEREYPEVEVDVQLGNQPLYSYIISVE; from the coding sequence ATGTTTATTGAGGGAGCTGAAAACTTATCAAGACATGTTAAGACAGTCGATGCGTTAAATGTCTTTCCTGTACCGGATGGTGACACAGGAACGAATATGAACTTATCGATTACTTCAGGTGTCAAAGAAGTAAAGGTTAACATTCAAGATCATGCAGGTAAAGTAGCTGGAGCTTTTGCGAAAGGCTTACTGATGGGAGCAAGAGGAAATTCTGGCGTTATTCTATCACAATTGTTTAGAGGTTTCTCGAAACATGTAGAGAACAAAGATAGCATCTCAGCGGAAGACCTTGCTTTGGCATTTGATCAAGGTGTTGAAACTGCTTACAAAGCAGTAATGAAGCCTGTGGAAGGCACAATCCTTACGGTGGCGAAAGATTCAGCAAAGCACGCGTTAAAAATAGCGAAAAAGCATGATGATGTTGTATATATCATGGAAGAAACTGTAAAGGAAGCAAGAGCTTCGTTAAAGCGTACTCCAGATTTGCTCCCTGTATTGAAAGAGGTTGGAGTGGTTGATTCAGGCGGTCAAGGTTTGTTATACATTTACGAAGGTTTCCTCGCTGTGTTAAAGGGAGAAAAATTACCAGAGGTAAATGAAAATGAAGAAGTGACGATGGATCAGCTTGTGAAGGTAGAACATCACAATGCTCAAAGTCATATGGCGACTGAGGATATTGAATTTGGTTTTTGTACCGAAGTCATGGTTCGTATTGAATCAGAAAAAGTAAAAAAGAATCCATATGATGAAATGAACTTTAGAGAAGAGTTGAGTCAGCTAGGAGACTCGCTATTAGTAGTTTCTGATGAAGATCTAATTAAAGTACATATTCATGCTGAACAGCCAGGTGAAGTATTGACGAAGGCACAACGTTATGGTGAGTTAATCAATATTAAGATTGAAAATATGCGTGAACAGCATACTCACCTTCTAGATGAAACGAAAGAAGCCTATGGTAATACTGGGACTGAGGCAAAAGTCACAAAAGAAAAAAGTGAGTTTGGGATTGTGACAGTTGCAATGGGAGATGGAGTTGCTGAGCTTTTTAAAGGCTTAGGAGCAGGTGTTGTCATTGAAGGTGGACAAACAATGAACCCTAGTACAGAGGATATTGTCAATGCAATTGAAGAAGTGAATGCTGAAAAAGTAATCATTCTTCCTAACAATGGGAATATCATTATGGCAGCTGAGCAAGCTGCTCAAGTAGTTGGAGAAAAGGCTGTTGTTGTTCCATCAAAAACGGTACCACAAGGCTTAGCAGCATTACTTTCTTTTAATCCAACACAAGGACTTGATGTCAATGCAGGTATGATGAGTGATGCATTAACTACTGTTAAGTCAGGTCAAGTTACTTACGCTGTTCGTGATACAAATATTGATGGTATAGATATTAAAAAAGACGATTTCATGGGGATTTCAGAAAAGAAAATTGTTAGCTCTGGTTCTAATATAATGGCTGTAACTGAGTCCTTACTTACTAACATGCTAGAAGATGAAAGTGAAATTGTAACGCTTATTCAAGGTGAAGATGCAAAAGATGAACAAACAGATAAGCTTGTTGCATTTTTAGAACGAGAATATCCCGAGGTAGAAGTGGACGTGCAATTGGGCAATCAACCACTTTACTCATACATTATCTCAGTTGAGTAA
- a CDS encoding Asp23/Gls24 family envelope stress response protein yields MSIEMKTQLGTVDVSKDVVATIAGGAAIDCYGIVGMASQKQLKDGLTDLLGKENFRRGVVIREDEEQIHIDMYIIVSYGTKISEVAYNVQTKVKYQLEQMLGLDVDSVNIFVQGVRVSNP; encoded by the coding sequence ATGTCAATCGAAATGAAAACCCAATTAGGTACTGTAGATGTTTCCAAAGATGTTGTTGCGACGATTGCAGGTGGTGCGGCAATTGATTGTTACGGAATCGTAGGCATGGCATCACAAAAGCAACTAAAAGATGGCCTAACAGATTTGCTTGGAAAAGAAAATTTCCGTCGTGGCGTCGTCATTCGAGAAGATGAAGAGCAAATTCATATTGATATGTACATAATCGTTAGTTACGGTACGAAAATTTCAGAAGTGGCTTACAATGTACAAACAAAAGTGAAATATCAACTAGAACAAATGTTAGGGCTTGATGTTGATTCAGTGAACATCTTCGTTCAAGGTGTCCGCGTCTCGAACCCGTAA
- the rpmB gene encoding 50S ribosomal protein L28: protein MARKCYITGKTARSGNKRSHALNKTKRRWGANVQKVRILVDGKPKRVYVSTRALKSGKVERV, encoded by the coding sequence ATGGCACGTAAATGCTATATTACAGGAAAAACAGCTCGTAGCGGAAACAAGCGCTCTCACGCTCTTAATAAAACGAAGCGCCGTTGGGGTGCTAACGTTCAAAAGGTACGTATTTTAGTTGATGGGAAACCTAAACGTGTATACGTTTCTACTCGCGCACTTAAATCTGGTAAAGTAGAACGCGTTTAA
- the spoVM gene encoding stage V sporulation protein SpoVM — MKFYTIKLPKFLGGFVKAVLNSFKKG; from the coding sequence ATGAAATTCTACACGATCAAGCTACCTAAATTTTTAGGTGGGTTTGTCAAGGCGGTATTGAACTCATTCAAAAAAGGGTAA
- the rpe gene encoding ribulose-phosphate 3-epimerase, with the protein MIKIAPSILSADFSKLGEDIKDVELGGADYIHVDVMDGHFVPNITIGPLVVEAIRPITTLPLDVHLMIENPDTYIPQFAKAGADIISVHVEACRHLHRTIHLIKDEGVKAGVVLNPATPVEVLEPIIDDVDLVLLMTVNPGFGGQRFIKSVLPKIKQVATLVKERGLSVEIEVDGGVNNETAKQCIEAGANVLVAGSAIYGKNDRAEAIAAIRG; encoded by the coding sequence ATGATTAAGATTGCCCCTTCCATTCTTTCTGCTGATTTCTCAAAACTTGGTGAAGATATTAAAGATGTTGAATTAGGTGGAGCTGATTATATTCATGTAGACGTAATGGACGGTCACTTTGTTCCCAATATTACAATTGGTCCATTAGTTGTTGAAGCAATTCGTCCTATCACAACATTACCATTAGACGTTCATTTAATGATCGAGAACCCAGATACATATATACCTCAATTTGCAAAAGCAGGTGCAGATATTATCTCTGTCCATGTTGAGGCATGCCGTCATCTTCATCGAACGATCCATCTTATTAAAGACGAAGGTGTTAAAGCAGGAGTTGTTTTAAATCCTGCAACACCTGTGGAAGTGCTTGAACCGATCATTGATGATGTGGATTTAGTTCTATTAATGACAGTGAATCCAGGGTTTGGCGGACAACGTTTTATCAAGTCTGTTCTCCCTAAAATAAAACAGGTTGCTACACTTGTAAAAGAACGTGGACTATCTGTTGAGATAGAAGTTGATGGAGGAGTAAATAACGAAACAGCTAAGCAATGTATCGAAGCTGGAGCAAATGTTTTAGTAGCTGGTTCAGCCATTTATGGAAAGAATGACCGAGCTGAAGCAATTGCTGCTATTAGAGGTTAG
- the rsgA gene encoding ribosome small subunit-dependent GTPase A, with amino-acid sequence MATGMIVKALSGFYYVHSEGELYQCRGRGNFRKRQIKPLVGDEVEFEAENKTDGYILDVFERKNELIRPPIANVDQAMLVFSALEPDFSPLLLDRFLVHIEANDIEPLIIISKVDLLDQEKLETIEQFKIKYEQIGYNVILTSTLSSEGIEDVIPYLEGKISVVAGQSGVGKSSLLNSLKPDLNIETNEISSHLGRGKHTTRHVELIKIGAGLVADTPGFSSLDFIDLEAEDLSHCFPEMASLSADCKFRGCTHTSEPKCAVKAALEDGQISETRMKHYLQFLDEIKNQKRRYD; translated from the coding sequence ATGGCAACAGGTATGATTGTAAAAGCTTTAAGTGGTTTTTACTATGTCCACTCAGAAGGCGAGCTATATCAATGTCGCGGTAGAGGGAATTTTCGTAAAAGACAAATTAAACCTTTAGTTGGTGACGAGGTGGAATTTGAAGCTGAAAATAAGACAGATGGTTACATTCTTGACGTCTTTGAACGTAAGAATGAGCTAATCCGACCGCCTATTGCGAATGTGGATCAAGCGATGCTTGTTTTCTCTGCATTAGAACCGGACTTTAGTCCGTTGCTTTTAGATCGATTTCTAGTTCATATTGAAGCAAATGACATAGAGCCATTGATTATTATTAGTAAAGTCGACTTGTTAGATCAGGAGAAGTTAGAGACAATTGAACAATTTAAAATCAAATATGAGCAAATAGGCTATAATGTTATTCTAACTTCAACTTTAAGTAGCGAAGGGATAGAAGATGTGATTCCTTATTTAGAAGGGAAGATTTCGGTTGTCGCAGGGCAATCTGGTGTAGGGAAATCTTCCTTGCTTAACAGTTTGAAACCAGATCTAAATATAGAAACAAATGAAATTTCATCGCATTTAGGGCGTGGAAAGCATACGACAAGGCATGTTGAGTTAATAAAAATTGGTGCTGGACTTGTAGCTGATACCCCTGGCTTCAGCTCTCTTGATTTTATTGATTTAGAAGCAGAAGATCTAAGTCATTGTTTTCCTGAAATGGCAAGCCTTTCGGCAGACTGTAAATTTAGAGGGTGTACTCATACTTCCGAACCTAAATGTGCGGTAAAAGCGGCGCTAGAAGATGGTCAAATAAGTGAAACAAGAATGAAGCATTATTTACAATTTTTAGATGAGATTAAAAATCAAAAACGGAGGTATGACTAA
- the pknB gene encoding Stk1 family PASTA domain-containing Ser/Thr kinase, producing the protein MIGQRISGRYQILETIGGGGMANVFKALDVILDRHVAVKVLQPQFSDDEQFIKRFRREAQAATSLAHPNIVSIYDVGEEGNTYYIVMEYVEGQTLKELIQSNGPLPVDDCIDYMQQMLGALEHSHANHIIHRDIKPHNILISHEGIVKITDFGIARAISAATITHTNSVMGSVHYLSPEQARGGHVTYKSDIYSLGIVFYEMVTGELPFSGDTAVSIAIKHLQSDVPSAKERIPSLPQSIENIICKATVKDPTKRYVNVQEMEEDVATALSPDRINEAPFSLTEDEEATKAIPIIRNHKAEDVDLDKTVEMNPVKKHAVSPVSVPSIPDEASEKKKNKEPNKKGKKKKWPVIITLVLLILVGAIVAAFALLPSVFRVDEVVVQDVRELPFEEAQAILEGDGLRVEREDVDDDTIPANHVVRQNPVPETTVKENSVVKLFVSEGRDEVELDNYVGMPVTEAERLLRNLNFDISTSERESDSDPGTVLQQEPSEGTRVIAEETTIYLTYSVAAQIQLRNLENEQETNVRTYLNDVGLTGRFETEYSSRVEAGRVIRQSPAPSSMLDRGDNVTIVLSKGPEPRQEPEPTPDPEPEEERTRVIQINLPVGVSEQDREAGREFDIRIVYSDASTEGKEQVFMEETITQTKEYSFELLVSPSQSAKYKVFVNNELVRESNPYTF; encoded by the coding sequence ATGATTGGACAAAGAATAAGTGGGCGTTATCAGATCCTTGAAACCATTGGTGGCGGAGGAATGGCAAATGTTTTTAAAGCGCTCGATGTCATTTTAGACCGTCATGTTGCTGTTAAGGTTTTGCAGCCTCAATTTTCTGATGATGAACAGTTTATAAAAAGGTTTAGAAGAGAAGCACAAGCTGCCACAAGTTTAGCTCATCCGAATATTGTTAGTATTTACGATGTAGGTGAAGAGGGAAATACGTATTACATAGTAATGGAGTATGTTGAAGGACAGACATTAAAAGAACTAATCCAATCTAATGGTCCTCTCCCTGTTGATGACTGCATTGATTATATGCAGCAAATGTTAGGAGCACTTGAGCATTCTCATGCCAATCATATTATCCATCGAGATATAAAGCCCCATAATATATTAATAAGTCATGAGGGAATAGTTAAAATTACTGACTTTGGGATTGCGCGTGCAATCTCAGCTGCTACGATTACTCATACAAATTCGGTTATGGGATCCGTTCATTATTTGTCACCTGAACAAGCTCGTGGCGGTCATGTGACATATAAATCCGATATTTATTCTTTAGGGATTGTCTTTTATGAAATGGTCACAGGGGAACTCCCTTTTTCAGGAGATACAGCTGTCTCTATTGCGATTAAGCATTTGCAAAGTGACGTGCCATCTGCAAAAGAACGTATCCCTTCGTTGCCGCAAAGTATTGAAAACATAATATGTAAAGCCACTGTTAAAGATCCAACAAAACGTTATGTTAATGTCCAGGAAATGGAAGAGGATGTGGCAACAGCTTTAAGCCCTGATCGAATAAATGAAGCCCCCTTTTCTTTAACTGAGGATGAGGAAGCGACGAAGGCAATTCCGATTATTCGTAATCATAAAGCCGAAGACGTGGATCTAGACAAAACGGTTGAAATGAATCCAGTGAAAAAGCATGCTGTTTCACCTGTTTCTGTACCTTCGATTCCTGATGAAGCAAGTGAGAAAAAGAAAAATAAAGAGCCAAACAAAAAAGGAAAGAAGAAGAAATGGCCCGTTATTATAACGTTGGTATTACTTATCTTAGTTGGTGCAATTGTAGCTGCATTTGCTTTACTTCCTAGTGTATTTAGAGTGGATGAGGTCGTGGTTCAGGATGTTCGTGAACTACCTTTTGAAGAGGCTCAGGCTATTTTAGAAGGGGATGGATTACGAGTTGAACGTGAAGATGTAGATGATGATACGATCCCTGCCAATCATGTTGTGCGGCAAAATCCAGTTCCTGAGACAACAGTAAAAGAAAACTCTGTTGTGAAATTGTTCGTTAGTGAAGGAAGAGATGAGGTTGAGCTTGATAATTATGTTGGAATGCCGGTAACTGAAGCTGAAAGGTTGTTAAGAAATTTAAACTTTGATATAAGTACTTCAGAGAGGGAATCTGATTCTGACCCTGGAACCGTATTACAACAAGAGCCTAGTGAGGGTACGCGCGTTATTGCAGAAGAAACAACAATTTACCTAACATATAGCGTAGCTGCTCAGATACAGCTAAGGAATCTTGAAAATGAACAGGAGACCAATGTTCGGACTTATTTAAATGATGTGGGTTTAACAGGACGATTTGAAACGGAATACTCAAGTCGAGTAGAGGCAGGCCGTGTCATCCGACAATCACCAGCTCCGTCGTCAATGTTAGATAGAGGGGATAATGTCACAATTGTCCTATCAAAAGGACCGGAGCCACGTCAAGAACCAGAACCAACCCCTGATCCAGAGCCAGAGGAAGAACGAACTCGAGTCATACAAATTAATTTGCCAGTTGGTGTATCTGAACAGGATCGTGAAGCAGGAAGAGAATTTGATATTCGTATCGTGTATAGTGATGCCTCAACAGAGGGAAAAGAACAAGTATTTATGGAAGAAACAATTACACAAACAAAAGAGTATTCATTTGAGCTGCTCGTTAGTCCTTCACAAAGCGCTAAGTATAAAGTTTTTGTCAACAATGAGTTAGTTAGAGAATCGAATCCATACACATTCTAA
- a CDS encoding Stp1/IreP family PP2C-type Ser/Thr phosphatase — translation MEFIFQTDVGKVRSHNEDSGGIFKNELGVLAVVADGMGGHRAGDVASTMTTDYFRQLWEDKLEISSVVEAEEWMKDHFKKLNDKLYSHAKQHEECYGMGTTLVIALCTEEFITIGHIGDSRAYVFNEFGFHLKTNDHSLVQELVRNGQISEEEAEHHPRRNVLLRALGTEKDIKVDVKTLQVEENQLILLCSDGLTNKLSAEDLKSYLQKDLSISGKAEQLINLANERGGEDNISVAIVQYGGLVR, via the coding sequence ATGGAATTTATCTTTCAAACAGATGTAGGAAAAGTACGATCTCACAATGAGGATAGTGGTGGGATATTTAAGAATGAACTAGGTGTGTTAGCGGTTGTCGCTGATGGTATGGGGGGACATCGGGCTGGAGATGTAGCAAGCACGATGACAACGGATTATTTTCGCCAACTTTGGGAGGATAAGCTCGAAATAAGTTCTGTTGTAGAGGCTGAGGAATGGATGAAAGACCATTTTAAGAAGCTTAATGACAAATTATATTCGCATGCGAAGCAACATGAAGAATGCTATGGCATGGGTACGACATTAGTAATAGCACTTTGTACAGAGGAGTTTATTACAATTGGACATATTGGTGATAGTCGTGCTTATGTATTCAATGAATTTGGTTTTCATTTAAAAACAAACGATCATTCCCTCGTCCAAGAACTAGTTCGAAATGGACAAATTTCTGAAGAGGAAGCAGAGCACCATCCTAGAAGAAATGTGCTTTTACGGGCACTTGGGACAGAAAAAGACATCAAAGTTGATGTGAAAACATTGCAAGTAGAAGAAAATCAGTTGATTTTATTATGTTCTGATGGACTAACTAATAAATTGTCAGCTGAGGACTTGAAATCCTATTTACAAAAAGATCTTTCCATAAGTGGAAAAGCAGAGCAATTGATTAACCTTGCGAACGAGCGCGGCGGTGAAGATAACATTTCAGTAGCAATTGTCCAGTACGGAGGATTAGTTAGATGA
- the rlmN gene encoding 23S rRNA (adenine(2503)-C(2))-methyltransferase RlmN, whose protein sequence is MEQLKTTSKRPNTDRLPSIYSLQFEELQDWLMEQNEPKFRAGQIFDWLYKKRVTDFEEMSNLSKELREKLSNSFILTNLKIVTRQESSDGTVKFLFELHDGYSIETVVMRHDYGNSVCVTTQVGCRLGCTFCASTLGGLKRNLEAGEIVAQVLESQRAMDEVEERVSSVVVMGIGEPFDNYDELVPFLKTINHEKGLNIGARHITVSTSGVVPKIYKFADEKLQINFAISLHAPTTEIRSKLMPVNRAWPLPKLMDSIRYYIETTGRRVTFEYGLFGGVNDQEEHAEQLADLIKGVKCHVNLIPVNYVLERDYVRTPKNQIFAFEKVLKKRNVNVTIRREQGHDIDAACGQLRAKERKEETR, encoded by the coding sequence ATGGAACAATTAAAAACAACAAGTAAACGACCTAATACAGATCGACTTCCTTCAATTTATTCACTTCAATTTGAAGAGCTTCAAGATTGGTTGATGGAACAAAATGAGCCGAAGTTTAGAGCAGGGCAAATTTTTGATTGGTTGTATAAAAAGCGAGTGACTGATTTTGAAGAGATGTCGAATCTCTCGAAGGAATTAAGAGAAAAGTTGTCGAATTCGTTTATCTTAACAAATTTAAAAATTGTCACTAGACAAGAATCGTCTGATGGTACAGTCAAGTTTTTGTTTGAATTACATGATGGGTATTCGATTGAAACGGTTGTAATGCGTCACGATTATGGAAACAGTGTGTGTGTGACAACTCAGGTAGGATGTCGTTTAGGGTGTACATTTTGTGCCTCGACTTTAGGGGGATTGAAACGGAATTTAGAAGCTGGTGAAATCGTTGCTCAAGTATTAGAATCCCAAAGAGCAATGGATGAAGTTGAAGAACGGGTAAGTTCAGTCGTTGTAATGGGAATCGGTGAGCCTTTTGATAATTATGACGAGCTTGTTCCTTTCTTAAAAACGATTAATCATGAAAAAGGTTTAAATATTGGTGCTAGACACATTACCGTATCAACTAGTGGGGTTGTACCAAAAATCTACAAGTTCGCAGATGAAAAGTTACAAATCAATTTTGCTATTTCGCTTCATGCACCAACGACAGAAATAAGAAGTAAGTTGATGCCGGTCAACCGGGCTTGGCCATTACCAAAACTAATGGATTCGATTCGTTATTATATTGAAACAACTGGAAGACGTGTAACATTTGAATATGGTCTATTTGGTGGGGTTAATGATCAAGAGGAACATGCTGAACAATTAGCTGATCTCATTAAAGGAGTAAAATGCCATGTGAATTTGATTCCGGTCAATTACGTACTTGAACGTGATTATGTACGTACGCCTAAAAATCAAATCTTCGCATTTGAAAAAGTTCTTAAAAAGCGTAATGTGAATGTAACGATTCGACGAGAGCAAGGTCATGATATTGATGCAGCGTGCGGACAGCTTCGTGCAAAGGAGCGGAAAGAAGAGACGAGGTGA